One Halocalculus aciditolerans DNA segment encodes these proteins:
- a CDS encoding RNA-guided endonuclease InsQ/TnpB family protein: MSSSTLVKTLVFQLDVEENGRELLRDATIEARQAYNEAVSLALSGVDFRSIPSRVADDVALVRNTTQRIVSKALDSVRAYRENDDYGVPDTEKSEPYPLRSNFGEGYTLDTSDAGDIQFRVSSKPYQHITGILNGSEADTAVLRAALTSKEWDVGTAEALFVSDVPELHITVRNTEREVRNPMSCETVIGVDINEDNVTLTALTTDGIRESRRVEYTDVKSQRHRYLTIRKRIQRAGKTSAFETLRKREHRYVKNRVHEVSRRIVEFAERFQSACVVFEDLKGLRDDLHYDAVTNNRVHRIPFEMLQFYTAYKAAFEGIPNLRVDPAYTSQTCALTWCRHVERGNRRKDRFKCRSCGHQDHADRNASVNIAIRGSSKTNVTVPPLERLPAVRV, from the coding sequence ATGTCGTCCTCCACACTGGTCAAGACGCTCGTCTTCCAGTTAGACGTGGAGGAAAACGGTCGGGAACTGCTTCGTGACGCCACAATCGAAGCACGTCAAGCGTACAACGAAGCAGTGAGCCTCGCACTGTCAGGTGTCGACTTCCGGTCGATTCCGTCACGCGTGGCTGACGATGTTGCGCTCGTCAGGAACACGACCCAGCGAATTGTCTCGAAAGCGCTGGACTCCGTTCGCGCGTATCGTGAGAACGACGACTACGGCGTGCCAGACACCGAAAAAAGCGAACCGTACCCCCTCAGGTCGAACTTCGGAGAAGGGTATACGCTCGACACGAGCGACGCCGGGGACATTCAGTTCCGAGTGAGTTCCAAACCCTATCAACACATTACTGGGATCCTCAACGGGAGTGAAGCAGACACTGCAGTGCTTCGTGCCGCGCTCACGAGCAAAGAGTGGGATGTCGGAACCGCGGAAGCACTGTTCGTCAGTGACGTTCCGGAGCTTCACATCACCGTTCGAAACACGGAGCGTGAAGTGAGAAATCCGATGTCCTGTGAAACCGTGATCGGCGTCGACATCAACGAGGACAACGTGACGCTCACCGCACTGACGACCGATGGCATTCGAGAGAGTCGGCGTGTCGAGTACACGGATGTCAAGTCTCAGCGCCACAGATACCTTACAATTCGAAAGCGCATACAGCGTGCCGGGAAGACGAGCGCATTCGAAACACTCAGGAAGCGAGAACACCGGTACGTGAAGAACCGGGTTCACGAGGTGAGTCGTCGAATCGTCGAGTTCGCGGAACGCTTCCAGAGCGCGTGCGTGGTCTTTGAAGACCTCAAAGGCCTCCGCGACGATCTCCACTACGATGCCGTGACGAACAATCGCGTCCACCGAATCCCGTTCGAGATGCTCCAATTTTACACCGCGTATAAGGCGGCTTTCGAGGGAATACCCAACCTTCGAGTCGACCCAGCATACACGAGCCAGACGTGCGCGCTGACGTGGTGTCGGCATGTCGAACGAGGCAACCGGCGGAAAGATCGGTTCAAATGTCGTTCCTGCGGTCATCAAGACCACGCGGATAGGAACGCCAGTGTGAATATCGCGATACGGGGGTCGTCAAAAACGAACGTAACTGTCCCTCCTCTCGAAAGACTCCCGGCGGTTCGAGTCTGA
- a CDS encoding DUF4870 domain-containing protein — protein MTTTEQREPAMELGREPRATAGAAGLDENVAGALAYLFGVVTGVAFFLVDDRAFVRFHAAQSIAVSGVVVVAYVALSILQLVVSASFFAGGGWAFALGSALSLLLGVVWLVMGLGAFGLWLYLLVRAYQGQTPRVPVAAGLADRLLDDSTAE, from the coding sequence ATGACGACGACTGAACAGCGTGAGCCGGCGATGGAGCTCGGGCGAGAGCCGCGAGCGACGGCTGGGGCGGCCGGGTTGGACGAGAACGTGGCGGGCGCGTTGGCGTACCTGTTCGGTGTGGTGACGGGCGTGGCGTTCTTCCTGGTGGACGACCGCGCGTTCGTTCGGTTCCACGCGGCGCAGAGCATCGCGGTGTCGGGGGTGGTGGTCGTCGCGTACGTGGCGCTCTCGATACTGCAGCTCGTGGTGTCCGCGTCGTTCTTCGCGGGCGGGGGCTGGGCGTTCGCGCTCGGGAGCGCGCTGTCGCTGCTGCTCGGCGTGGTCTGGCTCGTAATGGGGCTCGGGGCGTTCGGTCTCTGGCTCTACCTGCTCGTCCGCGCGTACCAGGGGCAGACGCCCCGCGTGCCGGTCGCGGCGGGGCTCGCGGACCGACTCCTCGACGACTCGACCGCCGAGTGA
- a CDS encoding DUF2298 domain-containing protein: MEFGLVALWWVAFAGLFLLGAPLAARLLPAAVDRGLGVALPLALVVVVLPTYWVGLWAFGRPAVFVGVVVLVALAALAARGGVDLPRRELAETLAVFTLAFCFLLAVRAVDPAADPGAGEKFLDFGILQSLLRANSLPPQDVWFAGERVVYYYGGHLLAATLALLTDTSGRYAYNLALAGVYAAEVTAVFGLARDLAAEREYPARAAGALGAVWFGLASNLYTPVRLLAGVLPSSWVAPIAGWLGVPLSKAGTTPATFSYWPASRAMQRGDMTYITEFPLFSYRNGDLHAHMLAVLVTFLVAAVLYAYYETPEREVRRRRGLLLALAPCVGFVTMVNTWSLPVSLGLVTLTLALAPASPWTLLPARLATVEPRTRLADEAARPLVGVAGAAVVAALALLVVAPFVDNVLLTGVGSRHVSFSPERSPLGGFLLVHGAFLLVFASHLTGTFDPDRRQVAGVVLAGAALVVAGWWLDLVGLFLAGPLVAVGWYALRERGVGFETLLVVAGAGLLVVVEFAYLSDAAAPGRLNTVFKTYFSTWSLWSVAAGVALASLLARTRTWLPVDADRRRSVGIVLVTLVLAVVLAPYAGMALTQHFDGASDPTLDAIEYTHQTHPAEADAIEWVNDREGQPHILERPGRTAYTWRNPASSLTGVPSVVGWVHEAIYRGGDAYQTRANDADIAYTTNDTRTRHVLLEKYDVEYVYVGPLERERYGDVENRFDDDPALTAAYEDDGVTIYAYNATESETTGS, translated from the coding sequence ATGGAGTTCGGGCTGGTCGCGCTCTGGTGGGTGGCGTTCGCGGGGTTGTTCCTGCTCGGCGCGCCGCTCGCGGCGCGGCTGCTTCCGGCGGCGGTGGACCGCGGGCTGGGCGTGGCGTTGCCGCTCGCGCTCGTCGTCGTCGTGCTGCCGACGTACTGGGTGGGGTTGTGGGCGTTCGGCCGGCCGGCGGTGTTCGTCGGCGTGGTCGTCCTCGTCGCGCTCGCCGCGCTGGCGGCGCGCGGCGGCGTCGACCTCCCGCGGCGCGAGCTCGCGGAGACGCTCGCGGTGTTCACGCTCGCCTTCTGCTTCTTGCTCGCGGTCCGCGCGGTCGACCCGGCGGCGGACCCGGGTGCGGGCGAGAAGTTCCTCGACTTCGGCATCCTCCAGTCGCTGCTGCGCGCGAACTCCCTGCCGCCACAGGACGTGTGGTTCGCGGGGGAGCGCGTCGTCTACTACTACGGCGGCCACCTGCTCGCGGCGACGCTCGCCCTCCTGACCGACACGTCGGGGCGGTACGCGTACAATCTCGCGCTCGCGGGCGTGTACGCGGCGGAGGTGACGGCGGTGTTCGGGCTGGCGCGCGACCTCGCGGCAGAGAGAGAGTATCCGGCCCGGGCGGCGGGCGCGCTCGGCGCGGTGTGGTTCGGGCTGGCGAGCAACCTCTACACGCCCGTTCGCCTGCTCGCGGGCGTCCTGCCGTCCTCGTGGGTCGCACCAATCGCGGGCTGGCTCGGCGTCCCGCTCTCGAAGGCGGGGACGACGCCGGCGACCTTTTCGTATTGGCCGGCGTCGCGGGCGATGCAGCGCGGCGACATGACCTACATCACGGAGTTCCCGCTCTTCTCCTACCGGAACGGCGACCTGCACGCGCACATGCTCGCCGTGCTCGTGACGTTCCTCGTCGCCGCGGTGCTCTACGCGTACTACGAGACGCCGGAGCGCGAGGTGCGGCGGCGACGCGGCCTCCTGCTCGCGCTCGCGCCCTGCGTCGGGTTCGTGACGATGGTGAACACGTGGAGCCTCCCGGTCTCGCTCGGCCTCGTGACGCTGACGCTCGCGCTCGCGCCGGCGAGCCCGTGGACGCTCCTCCCCGCGCGACTCGCGACGGTGGAGCCGCGAACGCGTCTGGCGGACGAGGCCGCGCGACCGCTCGTCGGCGTCGCCGGGGCCGCAGTCGTCGCCGCGCTCGCCCTCCTCGTCGTCGCGCCGTTCGTCGACAACGTCCTCCTCACCGGGGTCGGGAGCCGGCACGTCTCCTTCTCGCCGGAGCGCAGCCCGCTCGGCGGCTTCCTCCTCGTCCACGGCGCGTTCCTCCTCGTCTTCGCGAGCCACCTCACCGGGACGTTCGACCCGGACCGTCGACAGGTCGCTGGCGTCGTTCTCGCCGGCGCGGCGCTCGTCGTCGCGGGGTGGTGGCTGGACCTCGTCGGCCTCTTCCTCGCCGGGCCGCTCGTCGCCGTCGGCTGGTACGCGCTCAGAGAACGAGGAGTCGGGTTCGAGACGCTCCTCGTCGTCGCGGGCGCGGGCCTCCTCGTCGTCGTCGAGTTCGCCTACCTCTCCGACGCCGCCGCGCCCGGCCGCCTCAACACCGTCTTCAAGACCTACTTCTCCACGTGGTCGCTGTGGAGCGTCGCCGCCGGCGTCGCGCTCGCCAGCCTCCTCGCCCGCACGCGCACGTGGCTCCCCGTCGACGCCGACCGCCGGCGGTCCGTCGGCATCGTCCTCGTCACGCTCGTGCTCGCCGTCGTCCTCGCGCCGTACGCGGGAATGGCGCTCACCCAGCACTTCGACGGCGCGAGCGACCCGACGCTCGACGCCATCGAGTACACGCACCAGACGCACCCGGCGGAGGCGGACGCCATCGAGTGGGTGAACGACCGAGAGGGCCAGCCGCACATCCTCGAACGCCCCGGGCGGACCGCGTACACGTGGCGGAACCCCGCGTCGAGTCTCACCGGCGTCCCGTCGGTCGTCGGCTGGGTGCACGAGGCCATCTATCGCGGCGGCGACGCCTACCAGACGCGCGCGAACGACGCCGACATCGCCTACACGACGAACGACACCCGGACGCGCCACGTCCTCCTCGAGAAGTACGACGTCGAGTACGTCTACGTCGGCCCGCTCGAACGCGAGCGCTACGGCGACGTGGAGAACCGCTTCGACGACGACCCCGCGCTCACCGCCGCCTACGAGGACGACGGCGTCACCATCTACGCGTACAACGCGACCGAGAGCGAAACCACCGGGAGTTGA
- a CDS encoding HAH_0734 family protein yields MKRLIIHGDPGIRKGAVVEVDGLDGEQVLFGISRNGEWHGPDRVQLWCTAGDASEREDYDRRNYVPQFLDVVTADAEDVTVKQARGAHSGV; encoded by the coding sequence ATGAAGCGGCTCATCATCCACGGCGACCCCGGCATCCGGAAGGGCGCGGTCGTGGAGGTCGACGGCCTGGACGGCGAACAGGTCCTCTTCGGCATCTCCCGAAACGGCGAGTGGCACGGCCCGGACCGCGTCCAGCTCTGGTGTACCGCCGGCGACGCCTCCGAACGCGAAGACTACGACCGCCGGAACTACGTCCCCCAGTTCCTCGACGTCGTCACCGCCGACGCCGAGGACGTCACCGTCAAGCAGGCGCGCGGCGCGCACTCTGGCGTCTAA
- a CDS encoding 50S ribosomal protein L44e, protein MQMPRRFNTYCPHCNEHNEHEVEKVRTGRSTGMKKVNDRQSERKSSTIGNSGKFSKVPGGDKPTKKTDLKYRCSDCGKAHLREGWRAGKLEFQE, encoded by the coding sequence ATGCAGATGCCACGACGCTTCAATACGTACTGCCCGCACTGTAACGAGCACAACGAACACGAAGTCGAGAAAGTCCGCACCGGACGCTCGACGGGGATGAAGAAGGTGAACGACCGCCAGTCCGAGCGGAAGTCGTCCACCATCGGGAACTCGGGTAAGTTCTCGAAGGTGCCCGGCGGCGACAAGCCGACGAAGAAGACCGACCTCAAGTACCGCTGCAGCGACTGCGGGAAGGCCCACCTCCGCGAGGGATGGCGCGCCGGCAAACTGGAGTTCCAGGAGTAA
- a CDS encoding 30S ribosomal protein S27e, giving the protein MSGSFYKVECPDCENEQVVFGKASTEVACAVCGTTLARPTGGNADIEGDVLETVEAR; this is encoded by the coding sequence ATGTCCGGGAGCTTCTACAAAGTCGAATGTCCGGACTGTGAAAACGAACAGGTCGTCTTCGGGAAGGCGTCCACCGAGGTCGCGTGCGCCGTCTGCGGGACGACGCTCGCGCGACCCACCGGTGGGAACGCCGACATCGAAGGCGACGTCCTGGAGACCGTCGAGGCTCGATGA
- a CDS encoding translation initiation factor IF-2 subunit alpha produces the protein MKYEGWPEPGELVVGKVDEIEDFGVFVDLEEYEGKRGLVHISEVASGWIKNVRDHVREGQTVVAKVLDVDESAQQIDLTIKDVNDHQRSDKIQEWKNEQKADKWLAIAFGEDMADDQYRHIANELLESFGGLYDGFEEAAIHGHEALEPTGLDDDEVDAIVETARENVSVPYVTVTGYVHLESPNPDGVDDVKEALQAAEGDDVPDEAELDVTYVGSPEYRIRVRAPNYKTAEDELEAAAARAVDAIDAAGGSGEFHRERQLDED, from the coding sequence ATGAAGTACGAGGGGTGGCCTGAACCCGGCGAGCTCGTCGTCGGGAAGGTCGACGAAATCGAGGATTTCGGCGTGTTCGTCGACCTCGAAGAATACGAGGGCAAGCGCGGTCTCGTCCACATCAGCGAGGTCGCGTCCGGCTGGATCAAGAACGTGCGCGACCACGTCCGCGAAGGGCAGACTGTCGTCGCCAAAGTCCTCGACGTCGACGAGTCCGCCCAGCAGATCGACCTCACGATCAAGGACGTCAACGACCACCAGCGCTCCGATAAGATTCAGGAGTGGAAGAACGAGCAGAAGGCCGACAAGTGGCTCGCCATCGCGTTCGGCGAGGACATGGCGGACGACCAGTACCGCCACATCGCGAACGAACTCTTAGAGTCGTTCGGCGGCCTCTACGACGGGTTCGAGGAGGCCGCGATTCACGGCCACGAAGCCCTCGAACCGACCGGGCTCGACGACGACGAAGTGGACGCCATCGTGGAGACGGCGCGGGAGAACGTCTCCGTTCCCTACGTCACCGTGACCGGCTACGTCCACCTCGAATCACCGAACCCGGACGGCGTCGACGACGTGAAGGAGGCGTTGCAGGCCGCTGAAGGCGACGACGTCCCCGACGAAGCCGAACTCGACGTGACGTACGTCGGGTCGCCCGAATACCGGATTCGCGTCCGCGCGCCGAACTACAAGACGGCGGAGGACGAACTCGAAGCCGCCGCCGCGCGCGCCGTCGACGCCATCGACGCCGCCGGCGGGAGCGGCGAGTTCCACCGCGAGCGCCAGCTCGACGAGGACTAG
- a CDS encoding RNA-protein complex protein Nop10 has protein sequence MVRSDIRVCSAWESAHDRPVYTLSQQCPECGADAVNSAPARFGPEDPYGAYRRALKRRARD, from the coding sequence ATGGTCAGATCCGACATCCGCGTCTGTTCGGCGTGGGAGTCGGCGCACGACCGTCCCGTCTACACGCTCTCTCAACAGTGCCCGGAGTGCGGAGCTGACGCCGTGAACTCCGCACCCGCGCGATTCGGCCCCGAGGACCCCTATGGCGCGTACCGACGCGCTCTTAAGCGGCGCGCCCGCGACTAG
- a CDS encoding proteasome assembly chaperone family protein yields MEEILVESVEEASLDDPVLVEGLPGVGHVGKLVAEHLVEETESTLVRRVHSEHFPPQVEVDDDGVGSLASVDFYACPTDGRDLLVLTGNHQASDGPGHYRVAETFLDVADDFDVSDVFALGGVPTGELVDEYTVVGAVSDADLKPDLDDAGVEFRAEEPAGGIVGTSGLLVGLGGRRGFHVACLMGETSGYLVDPKSAAAVLDVLETHLDFETDHDALDDRADEMEDVVEQMQQMEGQQQAPSEEDLRYIG; encoded by the coding sequence ATGGAAGAAATCCTCGTTGAATCCGTCGAAGAGGCGTCACTCGACGACCCCGTGCTCGTCGAAGGCCTCCCCGGCGTCGGGCACGTCGGCAAGCTCGTCGCCGAACACCTCGTTGAAGAGACCGAGAGCACGCTCGTCCGACGCGTCCACTCCGAGCACTTCCCGCCGCAGGTCGAGGTCGACGACGACGGCGTCGGCTCGCTCGCCTCTGTCGACTTCTACGCGTGCCCGACCGACGGCCGCGACCTCCTCGTCCTCACCGGCAACCACCAGGCGAGCGACGGCCCCGGCCACTACCGCGTCGCCGAGACCTTCCTCGACGTCGCCGACGACTTCGACGTGAGCGACGTGTTCGCGCTCGGCGGCGTCCCCACCGGCGAACTCGTCGACGAGTACACCGTCGTCGGCGCGGTCAGCGACGCCGACCTCAAACCCGACCTCGACGACGCCGGCGTCGAATTCCGCGCCGAGGAACCCGCCGGCGGCATCGTCGGCACCAGCGGCCTCCTCGTCGGCCTCGGCGGCCGCCGCGGGTTCCACGTCGCCTGCCTCATGGGCGAAACCTCCGGCTACCTCGTCGACCCCAAGAGCGCCGCCGCCGTCCTCGACGTCCTCGAAACCCACCTCGACTTCGAAACCGACCACGACGCCCTCGACGACCGCGCCGACGAGATGGAAGACGTCGTCGAGCAGATGCAGCAGATGGAAGGCCAACAGCAAGCGCCGAGCGAAGAAGACCTCCGCTACATCGGCTAG
- a CDS encoding alpha/beta hydrolase, which translates to MSERFLPGDPADPHADQPLVASGAPLRAADVAVVLLHSRGESAESVTKLAEEFYRHGVAFLAPQAAKYTWYTGRTESGDGERPPRGAENADDPWLVSAVLAVDRAVSTAVDAGVPREKVVLWGFSQGACLAAEYAVRHPQRYGGVFALAGALLADHENPAGSLDGTPVFLAAGDDDPHVTREELEATRETFDALDADTTLETYPDTGHVITDEEIHATETRLDALLSE; encoded by the coding sequence GTGAGCGAGCGATTCCTCCCCGGCGACCCCGCGGACCCGCACGCGGACCAGCCGCTCGTCGCGTCGGGCGCGCCGCTCCGCGCCGCCGACGTCGCGGTCGTCCTCCTCCACAGCCGCGGCGAGAGCGCCGAAAGCGTCACGAAGCTCGCCGAGGAGTTCTACCGGCACGGCGTCGCCTTCCTCGCGCCGCAGGCCGCGAAGTACACGTGGTACACGGGGCGAACGGAGAGCGGAGACGGCGAGAGACCCCCACGAGGCGCGGAGAACGCGGACGACCCGTGGCTCGTCTCGGCCGTTTTGGCCGTCGACCGCGCCGTCTCCACCGCCGTCGACGCCGGCGTCCCTCGCGAGAAGGTCGTCCTCTGGGGGTTCAGTCAGGGCGCGTGCCTCGCCGCCGAATACGCGGTCAGGCATCCACAGCGCTACGGCGGCGTCTTCGCGCTCGCCGGCGCGCTCCTCGCGGACCACGAGAATCCCGCGGGGTCGCTCGACGGCACGCCGGTGTTCCTCGCCGCCGGCGACGACGACCCCCACGTCACTCGGGAGGAGCTCGAAGCGACTCGCGAGACCTTCGACGCTCTCGACGCCGACACCACGCTCGAAACCTACCCCGACACCGGTCACGTCATCACCGATGAGGAAATCCACGCCACCGAAACCCGCCTCGACGCCCTCCTTAGCGAGTAG
- a CDS encoding VOC family protein, translating to MLSDTPGVHHVTGTVGDAQENVDFYTGVLGLRLVRQTVNLNDILAYHLFYGNATGEPGTVFTTFPSRDAEEGRVGPPQPEALAFAVPEGSLDDWRDRLDDHGVDYAERERFGDETALAFADPDGTRLELVPTTQPVEPWTEVVPEETAIRGIFGVTVRSVNPYATASVLDTLGFDLVAEDDDRVRYRAAGDHAAVVDIRTDDVEGFGRDGTGTLHHVAVRVPDEDALHEWRELLADRDGLEVSRVKDRHVFHALYVREPGGILFELATEGPGLVGDQDEPYGEDVVLPGRLEEDRALVESQLPPLNP from the coding sequence GTGCTCAGTGATACGCCCGGCGTCCACCACGTCACGGGGACGGTGGGGGACGCGCAGGAGAACGTCGACTTCTACACCGGCGTGCTCGGCCTGCGACTCGTCCGGCAGACGGTGAACCTGAACGATATTCTCGCCTACCACCTCTTCTACGGGAACGCGACGGGCGAGCCGGGGACGGTCTTCACGACGTTCCCGTCGCGGGACGCCGAGGAGGGCCGCGTCGGCCCGCCACAGCCAGAGGCGCTCGCGTTCGCCGTTCCCGAGGGGAGCCTCGACGACTGGCGCGACCGCCTCGACGACCACGGCGTCGACTACGCGGAGCGAGAGCGATTCGGCGACGAGACCGCGCTCGCGTTCGCGGACCCGGACGGCACGCGCCTCGAACTCGTTCCGACTACTCAACCCGTCGAGCCGTGGACGGAGGTCGTCCCCGAGGAGACGGCCATCCGCGGCATCTTCGGTGTCACCGTCCGCTCCGTGAACCCGTACGCGACCGCGAGCGTCCTCGACACGCTCGGCTTCGACCTGGTCGCCGAGGACGACGACCGCGTCCGCTACCGCGCCGCCGGCGACCACGCCGCCGTCGTCGATATTCGCACCGACGACGTCGAGGGCTTCGGCCGCGACGGCACGGGGACGCTCCACCACGTCGCCGTCCGCGTCCCCGACGAGGACGCCCTCCACGAGTGGCGGGAACTCCTCGCCGACCGCGACGGCCTCGAGGTCTCCCGCGTCAAAGACCGCCACGTCTTCCACGCCCTCTACGTCCGCGAACCCGGCGGGATTCTGTTCGAGCTCGCCACCGAAGGGCCGGGGTTGGTCGGCGATCAGGACGAGCCCTACGGTGAGGACGTCGTCCTTCCCGGTCGCCTCGAAGAAGACCGAGCGCTCGTCGAATCCCAACTCCCTCCTCTGAATCCGTGA
- a CDS encoding DUF7839 domain-containing protein has translation MVDALADKRTATRFRILAEIADRQPAVSQGEIADAVGVTTQAVSEYIRELTEDGLVEKEGRSRYRVTKEGVDWLLRTANDVRRYADHVTGDVLGNVHEDAAIATAAIEQGDTVSLVMRDGLLHATPGGDAAATGVATTDADEGEDVGVTGFEGIIDLQPGSVTVFQIPPVRSGGSHAVDTADLASACADADLVVAAGVEAVVSLRKSDVEPSVVFAAGDVAADAAGRGLSVTVAATADAVGRVTDPLRDAGVSYEVTDLA, from the coding sequence ATGGTCGACGCGCTCGCCGACAAACGAACGGCGACCCGCTTTCGCATCCTCGCGGAGATCGCCGACCGCCAGCCCGCCGTCAGCCAGGGCGAGATCGCGGACGCCGTCGGCGTCACCACGCAGGCCGTCTCCGAGTACATCCGCGAGCTCACCGAGGACGGCCTCGTCGAGAAGGAAGGTCGGTCGCGCTACCGCGTGACGAAGGAGGGCGTAGACTGGCTCCTCCGCACCGCGAACGACGTCCGCCGATACGCGGACCACGTCACCGGCGACGTCCTCGGGAACGTCCACGAGGACGCCGCTATCGCTACCGCCGCCATCGAACAGGGCGACACCGTCTCCCTCGTCATGCGCGACGGCCTCCTCCACGCCACCCCCGGCGGGGACGCCGCCGCCACCGGCGTCGCCACCACCGACGCCGACGAGGGCGAGGACGTCGGCGTCACCGGCTTCGAAGGCATCATCGACCTCCAACCCGGCTCCGTGACGGTCTTCCAGATTCCGCCCGTCCGCTCCGGCGGCAGCCACGCCGTCGACACCGCCGACCTCGCCAGCGCCTGCGCGGACGCCGACCTCGTCGTCGCCGCCGGCGTCGAAGCCGTCGTCTCCCTCCGCAAGAGCGACGTCGAACCGAGCGTCGTCTTCGCCGCCGGCGACGTCGCCGCCGACGCCGCCGGCCGCGGGCTCTCCGTTACTGTCGCCGCCACCGCCGACGCCGTCGGCCGCGTCACCGACCCACTCAGGGACGCCGGCGTCTCGTACGAAGTTACGGACCTCGCGTAG
- a CDS encoding threonine synthase yields METTTAFSGLSCVDCGETFDDPALGRCPECSGVLDAQYDLGSVALDDEGSMWAYEPVLPFAGSAAVSLGEGGTPLVEAPGLAEELGVNRVLIKDDGRNPTGTAVDRGLSLAVTPAGGESTVTLASTGDDAQSAAAYAARAGLPSESFVPTRAGFSRKAMVNVHGGEMSVVEGRLGDAVSAYRDAVEEHDDWHAVGAFDTPYRHEGLKTVLYEVVDDEFGVVPDAVIAPTGHGELLAGLGKAARELVDLGKAPSMPRLYAAQAEGCAPIVRALQEDHAVEPWDAPDTIAGAIEVPDPDPSGAQLAVDAVEDTGGAGVTATDGDILDAALAVAEGVGVEMGVSGAVAAAGAWNLADEGAFAADDTVVLLNTSQGNKDADVLRSRLMSRGI; encoded by the coding sequence ATGGAGACGACGACGGCTTTCAGCGGGCTCTCGTGCGTGGACTGCGGGGAGACGTTCGACGACCCGGCGCTGGGTCGGTGTCCGGAGTGCAGCGGGGTGTTGGACGCCCAGTACGACCTCGGGTCGGTGGCGCTCGACGACGAGGGGTCGATGTGGGCGTACGAGCCGGTCCTGCCGTTCGCGGGGTCGGCGGCGGTGTCGCTCGGCGAGGGCGGCACGCCCCTCGTCGAAGCGCCGGGGCTCGCGGAGGAGCTCGGCGTGAATCGCGTGCTGATAAAGGACGACGGGCGGAACCCGACGGGGACGGCGGTGGACCGCGGGCTCTCGCTCGCGGTGACGCCGGCGGGCGGCGAGAGCACAGTGACGCTGGCGTCGACGGGCGACGACGCGCAGTCGGCGGCGGCGTACGCGGCGCGCGCGGGCCTGCCGAGCGAGTCCTTCGTGCCGACGCGCGCGGGGTTCTCGCGGAAGGCGATGGTGAACGTCCACGGCGGCGAGATGTCCGTCGTCGAGGGCCGCCTCGGGGACGCGGTGAGCGCCTACCGGGACGCGGTCGAGGAACACGACGACTGGCACGCGGTCGGCGCGTTCGACACGCCGTACCGCCACGAGGGGCTGAAGACGGTGCTCTACGAGGTCGTCGACGACGAGTTCGGCGTGGTGCCGGACGCCGTTATCGCGCCGACCGGGCACGGCGAACTGCTCGCGGGCCTCGGGAAGGCGGCGCGCGAACTCGTCGACCTGGGGAAGGCCCCGTCCATGCCGCGGCTCTACGCCGCGCAGGCCGAGGGGTGTGCGCCCATCGTCCGCGCGCTCCAGGAGGACCACGCGGTCGAGCCGTGGGACGCGCCGGACACCATCGCCGGGGCCATCGAGGTCCCTGACCCCGACCCGTCGGGCGCACAACTCGCCGTCGACGCCGTCGAGGACACCGGCGGCGCGGGCGTGACGGCGACGGACGGCGATATCCTCGACGCCGCGCTCGCCGTGGCGGAGGGCGTCGGCGTCGAGATGGGCGTCTCGGGCGCGGTCGCCGCGGCGGGCGCGTGGAACCTCGCCGACGAGGGCGCGTTCGCCGCGGACGACACCGTCGTCCTCCTCAACACGAGTCAAGGGAACAAGGACGCGGACGTGCTCCGCTCGCGTCTGATGAGCCGCGGCATCTAG